The DNA window GCCGCTTCGGCACCCTGCCGATGATGATGGCGTCGCTCGCGTTGTTCGCGCTCGACCTCGGGGCGATGGCCCTGTTCACCGACACCAAGCCGGTGCTGGTGGTGTGCGTCGTCCTGGCCGGGCTGTTCCTGGGCGTCAACAACACGCTGATCACCGAGACCGTCATGATCTCGGCGCCGGTCGAGCGCTCGACGGCGTCCGCGGCCTACAGCTTCGTGCGCTTCGTCGGCGGTGCCGCGGCCCCGTACGTCGCCGGCAAGCTGGGTGAGCACAACATGCACGCCCCGTTCTGGCTGGGCGCCGCGCTCACCGTCCTCGGCATCCTGGTGCTCGCCAGCGGACGCAAGGTGCTGGCCCACGTCGACGACCACGACCCGGAGCCGCACAGCGTCGACGAGGCCACCGCCGTCACCGTCGGCGACGCGGACTGAGCCCCTGCCTCCACTCCCCTCTCCCCCTTCGCGTTGTGCGCACTTGTCGCGGGAATCCCGGTCTCCCGGGCGCGACAAGTGCGCACAACGCGTGTCGGGGTCAGGTGGCGGCCGGAGTGTGGACCAGGTCGATGTACGCCTGCGGCAGCTCGTCGAACGACAGCTTGGTGATGCTCGACGGCCCGGAGTGGTACGAGTCCTCGCCCTCGATCTTCCCGTTCTCGTCGACCGGCCAGAGGATGAGCTGCCGGAACACGATGAGGTAGTCGGCCGACTCGTCGTCGACCGGGATGCCGATCTGCGCGGCGTACGCGCCCGGGTAGATCTGCTTGAGGAACCCCTCGGTGACCAGGCAGTGGTCGTCGACGACGAGGCGGTCGAGCTCGTATTCGAGGATGTTCGACTTCGACTCGACGAACGCCGTGTAGTAGGCCCGCACGCCGTCGGTGCCCTTGGGTCCGACGTCCTGGCCGCTGTTCCAGAAGTGGTAGTCCGGCGTGGGGCCGAGCGTGGCCATGAGGCCGTCCAGGTCGGGGACGGACTCGGCCTTCATGTGCTCGATGACGGCGCCCAGCACCACACGGTGCCGGGCGTCGGTGGTGGTGGCGAGGCGCTGTTCGAGCAGCTCCCAGGTCCGGTTCGGATCGACGGCCATTTGCGAATTCCTTTCCGATGAAACGAAGTTGGCACCGATCGTGACCCACGACACGTCGACCGGTCACCCGACGGGCGTCGGCCGATCGGAGCGCTGCGCCCGACGGGCGTCGGATCGGCTCAGAAGCCCGGCCCGAACACCTCCGACGCGGCCAGCTCCGTCGACGACAACGCCATCCGGCGGATCATCAGCACCAGCGTCGCCATGAATCGATCCATCGAGTCCTCGAGGTCCCAGCCCATCTCCGCTCCGAGGTGCGCCAGGCGGGCCGCGACCGTGCTGTGGTGCACGTGCAGTTCGGCGGCCGTCCGGCGCAGCGACCCGAACACGCAGAACGCCTCGAGCGTCGCCACCTCCTGCGCACCGCCCGCGGACGCCGCGATCGCGTTGATCCGCGCGACGTCCCGGTCGTTGAGCAGACGTTCGAGGGGCAACTCGGCGAGCAGGTCGAGCGAGCCGAGCCGTCCGTACGCGACCGCGCGCCGCCCGTAACCCGTGGACGACGCGAACCGCAGCGCCCGGCGTGCCTGCTTCCACGACGTGGGCGCCGCGTACACGCTCATCCGCTCACCGATTCCCACCCAGGGACCCCGGTCGGGCGCGGGCGTGGGGTACGCGCCCACGATCGCGGCGTGCAGATCGTCGGCGAGGCCGCGACTGTCCGCGTTGTCCTGCAGCAGTATCGCGGTCAACTGCCCGACGTCGAGCGACCGGACCAGCCGTCCGGCACACGTCTGCGAGATCACCTCCACCGTAGCCGCACTCGCTCCCGACGACACCGCCAGCACCCGGAGTTCGCGGGCCGGGTCCAGCCCGAGCAGGCTCACCGCCCGCACCCGGTCCTCGCGGCGCTCCTTGTCCGACAGCACCACCTCGAGCAGCCCGGGATCGCCCATCCGCAACTCGTCCGCCGTCGCCGACCTGGCGGCGGCGACCCGCAGCGTGTGACGCAGCCGGTCCAGGAGCACGGAGTCGAGTGGGCGTTCGGCACCGTCGCGCTGCAACCACACCGTGGGGTCCTGCGGTGACGGCTGCGCCGGGTGCAGGTCGCCGTGCGGGTCGCCGAGCGCGTCGTATCCGATCACGGTGCCGGACGCCCAGGCGGCACCGACCGGGCACTCCGCCAGCAGGGCCGCGGCCCGAACCACGGTGTCCGCGTTGGCTGCCGACTCCCCGAGCTCGTCGAAACAGGCGATGATCCGCAGCACGGACACCGAGTCGGACCCCAGCTCCGACATCCGCACACGTTCCTGGTTCACCGTGGCTCCGTTCGTCGTCTCCCTGCGAGGGTCTCTCAGCGAGGATGGCGCAGCGCCGGCCGGAAGGGACCCGTATTTCCCGATTCGTGGGAACTCTCCCCGCGGGGGCCGGTCGGTCAGAGGAGGCGGCGGGCGGGGGCCGACGCGGCGACGACGGCGAAGGCCGGGTCGGGCAGCCGGCGCTGCGCGGCCCGGCGGCGGGCCGTGGCGATCGCGTCGTCGACCTTGTCGGTCGGGAGCAGCGCGATGGCCGAGCCGCCGAATCCGCCGCCGGTCATGCGTGCCCCCAGCGCG is part of the Rhodococcus sp. SGAir0479 genome and encodes:
- a CDS encoding nuclear transport factor 2 family protein, coding for MAVDPNRTWELLEQRLATTTDARHRVVLGAVIEHMKAESVPDLDGLMATLGPTPDYHFWNSGQDVGPKGTDGVRAYYTAFVESKSNILEYELDRLVVDDHCLVTEGFLKQIYPGAYAAQIGIPVDDESADYLIVFRQLILWPVDENGKIEGEDSYHSGPSSITKLSFDELPQAYIDLVHTPAAT
- a CDS encoding PucR family transcriptional regulator is translated as MSELGSDSVSVLRIIACFDELGESAANADTVVRAAALLAECPVGAAWASGTVIGYDALGDPHGDLHPAQPSPQDPTVWLQRDGAERPLDSVLLDRLRHTLRVAAARSATADELRMGDPGLLEVVLSDKERREDRVRAVSLLGLDPARELRVLAVSSGASAATVEVISQTCAGRLVRSLDVGQLTAILLQDNADSRGLADDLHAAIVGAYPTPAPDRGPWVGIGERMSVYAAPTSWKQARRALRFASSTGYGRRAVAYGRLGSLDLLAELPLERLLNDRDVARINAIAASAGGAQEVATLEAFCVFGSLRRTAAELHVHHSTVAARLAHLGAEMGWDLEDSMDRFMATLVLMIRRMALSSTELAASEVFGPGF